In Streptomyces violaceusniger Tu 4113, one DNA window encodes the following:
- a CDS encoding mannitol dehydrogenase family protein, whose amino-acid sequence MPHNLPRLRRATAPAAALTLPHPPAETGIVHLGLGNFHRAHQAVHTAAALRHTEGPWGILGVASRSATVVRAMRDQEMAYAVLEISPDDTRVTIPAVHTGALLATEQPDDVLDALAAPATAVITLTVTEHGYTFSPRTGGLDLDAPAVQADLRGDAPPRTTIGQIVRGLQRRTLAHSRPVTVLSCDNLVGNGAQTRRLVHEFTQALPAAERDDLAPWLESAVTFPNSMVDRIVPATTDTYREAVATHLGVQDTVPVPAEPFSMWVMEDRFATGRPRWETGGALFTDDVEPYELLKVRLLNGTHSLIAYLGALDGQETIPDATAQPFIAEAARAVLHDEYLPTLTVPADIDLDHYAGQLFERWANTALGHRTRQVGSDGSVKLRQRIPEPALFHLRAGRMPHHLALTVAAYLCCVAPLPGFSPGPHATAMADPARETLATIAGRGATSSGPSFVEAVLDSGLLGDGLTDHPDFATRVSELIDLIVRHGPAAAAADAAGTRRVPAHR is encoded by the coding sequence ATGCCGCACAACCTCCCCCGCCTCCGCCGCGCCACCGCCCCCGCTGCCGCCCTCACCCTCCCGCACCCGCCCGCCGAGACCGGCATCGTGCACCTGGGCCTCGGCAACTTCCACCGCGCCCATCAGGCCGTCCACACCGCGGCGGCACTGCGCCACACCGAGGGCCCCTGGGGCATCCTCGGTGTCGCCAGCCGCTCCGCCACCGTGGTGCGGGCGATGCGGGACCAGGAGATGGCCTACGCGGTCCTGGAGATCTCCCCCGACGACACCCGCGTCACCATCCCCGCCGTACACACCGGCGCCCTGCTGGCCACCGAGCAGCCCGACGACGTCCTCGACGCCCTCGCGGCACCCGCCACGGCCGTCATCACCCTGACCGTCACCGAACACGGCTACACCTTCTCCCCACGCACCGGCGGCCTCGACCTCGATGCCCCCGCCGTCCAGGCCGACCTGCGGGGCGACGCGCCACCACGGACCACCATCGGACAGATCGTCCGCGGCCTCCAGCGCCGCACGCTGGCCCACTCCCGACCCGTCACCGTGCTCAGCTGCGACAACCTCGTGGGCAACGGAGCGCAGACCAGGCGGCTGGTCCATGAGTTCACCCAGGCCCTCCCGGCGGCCGAACGCGACGACCTCGCGCCCTGGCTGGAGTCCGCGGTGACCTTCCCCAACTCCATGGTCGACCGGATCGTCCCCGCCACCACCGACACCTACCGCGAGGCCGTCGCCACCCACCTCGGCGTACAGGACACCGTCCCGGTGCCGGCCGAACCCTTCAGCATGTGGGTGATGGAGGACCGCTTCGCCACCGGGCGCCCGCGCTGGGAGACGGGCGGGGCGCTCTTCACCGACGACGTCGAACCCTACGAGCTGCTCAAGGTTCGCCTGCTCAACGGCACCCACTCCCTCATCGCCTACCTCGGCGCGCTGGACGGACAGGAGACCATCCCGGACGCGACCGCACAGCCATTCATCGCCGAAGCCGCGCGCGCGGTGCTCCACGACGAGTATCTGCCGACCCTTACCGTGCCCGCCGACATCGACCTCGACCACTACGCAGGGCAGCTCTTCGAACGCTGGGCCAACACCGCCCTGGGCCACCGCACCCGGCAGGTCGGCTCGGACGGCTCGGTCAAACTGCGCCAACGGATCCCCGAACCCGCCCTGTTCCACCTGCGAGCCGGCCGCATGCCCCACCATCTGGCGCTCACCGTCGCCGCCTATCTGTGCTGCGTGGCACCGCTCCCCGGCTTCTCCCCCGGTCCCCACGCCACCGCGATGGCGGACCCCGCCCGTGAGACCCTCGCCACGATCGCCGGCCGCGGCGCCACCTCATCCGGGCCGTCCTTCGTCGAAGCCGTCCTGGACAGCGGGCTGCTCGGCGACGGACTGACGGACCACCCGGACTTCGCCACCCGGGTCTCCGAGCTGATCGACCTCATCGTCCGCCACGGGCCGGCCGCCGCGGCCGCCGACGCCGCCGGGACCCGCCGGGTCCCCGCACACCGCTGA